From Brachionichthys hirsutus isolate HB-005 chromosome 7, CSIRO-AGI_Bhir_v1, whole genome shotgun sequence, the proteins below share one genomic window:
- the slc1a4 gene encoding neutral amino acid transporter A yields MEKKSEINGHAVPSSASADQTAEKSAQRSCGEKLVEYLRKNLLVILTVSGVLVGVGLGMAVRNMSLTRAQMSHFAFPGEMLLRMLKMIILPLVVCSLVSGAASLDTRSLGKLGGIAVAYFLVTTLIASGIAVTLALIIKPGVGAGALNTNLGLERVSANKETADSFLDLARNLFPSNLVAAAFRSYATDYEMVAVGNDTNGTTRYQKVPVGTETDGMNILGLVLFAMVFGVALRKLGDEGEELIRFFNAFNEATMVLVSWIMWYIPFGIVFLVGSKIVEMEDVVLLVTSLGKYIFASILGHIIHGGIVLPLIYFGCTRKNPFTFLSGLITPFTTAFATCSSSATLPSMIKCIEENNGVDKRISRFILPIGATVNMDGAAIFQCIAAIFIAQLNNAELNAGQILTILVTATASSVGAAGIPAGGIITIAIILEAIGLPTNDLSLMLAVDWIVDRTTTVVNVEGDALGAGILHHINQQEMKKRQQQQQEEELVDVQVEAVANVQEEEETSALVTRQTAASGATPEAIESVL; encoded by the exons ATGGAGAAAAAGAGCGAGATCAACGGGCACGCCGTGCCGAGCTCGGCGTCTGCCGATCAGACGGCGGAGAAAAGCGCGCAGAGAAGCTGCGGGGAGAAGCTGGTGGAATATCTGAGGAAGAACCTCCTGGTGATCCTCACGGTGTCCGGGGTGCTGGTGGGCGTCGGGCTCGGCATGGCGGTCCGCAACATGAGTCTGACCCGGGCGCAGATGAGCCACTTCGCGTTCCCCGGAGAGATGCTCCTCCGGATGCTGAAGATGATCATCCTGCCCCTGGTGGTCTGCAGCCTCGTATCCGGCGCCGCCAGCCTGGACACCCGCTCCCTGGGTAAACTGGGGGGCATCGCGGTCGCCTACTTTCTGGTGACGACCCTGATCGCTTCGGGGATCGCGGTGACCCTCGCCTTGATCATCAAGCCTGGCGTGGGCGCGGGAGCCCTGAACACCAATCTGGGACTGGAGCGGGTCAGCGCCAACAAGGAGACCGCGGATTCGTTCTTAGATCTGGCCAG GAATCTATTCCCATCGAACCTggtggctgctgctttccgtTCA TACGCCACGGACTACGAGATGGTTGCCGTCGGGAATGACACCAACGGTACCACCCGCTATCAAAAG GTTCCGGTCGGCACGGAAACGGATGGAATGAACATCCTGGGCCTCGTGTTGTTTGCCATGGTGTTCGGCGTGGCGTTGAGGAAGCTGGGAGACGAAGGGGAGGAACTTATTCGTTTCTTCAACGCTTTCAACGAGGCCACCATGGTGCTGGTGTCCTGGATCATGTG GTACATTCCGTTCGGCATCGTGTTCCTGGTGGGCAGCAAGATCGTGGAAATGGAGGACGTGGTGCTTCTGGTCACGAGTCTGGGGAAATATATCTTTGCTTCTATCCTGGGCCACATCATCCACGGAGGCATCGTCCTGCCGCTCATCTACTTCGGCTGCACTCGGAAGAACCCCTTCACCTTTCTGTCGGGCCTCATCACGCCCTTCACCACCGCCTTCGCCACCTGCTCCAG CTCAGCAACGCTCCCCTCGATGATAAAATGCATTGAGGAAAACAACGGCGTGGACAAACGCATCAGCCGCTTCATCCTTCCTATCGGGGCCACCGTCAACATGGACGGGGCGGCCATATTCCAGTGCATCGCCGCCATCTTCATCGCCCAGCTCAACAATGCCGAGCTGAACGCCGGGCAGATCTTGACCATCCT AGTGACGGCCACAGCTTCAAGCGTCGGCGCCGCGGGCATCCCAGCCGGCGGCATCATCACCATCGCCATCATCCTGGAGGCCATCGGCCTTCCAACCAATGACCTGTCACTAATGCTGGCTGTCGATTGGATCGT GGATCGCACGACCACGGTGGTGAACGTGGAGGGCGATGCCCTGGGCGCCGGAATCCTGCATCACATCAACCagcaggagatgaagaagaggcagcagcaacagcaagaggaggagctggtggaCGTCCAGGTGGAGGCGGTGGCCAacgtccaggaggaggaggagacctcGGCCCTCGTCACGCGCCAAACCGCAGCCTCCGGCGCCACGCCGGAAGCCATCGAGTCGGTCCTGTGA